A region of the Equus quagga isolate Etosha38 unplaced genomic scaffold, UCLA_HA_Equagga_1.0 207799_RagTag, whole genome shotgun sequence genome:
GTCGCAGCCTTGCTTAATAAGTGACACTtaggtctccacccaggatccaaacccacaaaccttgggctgctgaagcagagtgtacaaacttaaccactatgccactgggctggccccatggtcagAGACATTTTAATTGTCACTAACAGGGCAATGAAGTGTTTCTGataattaaattttgtattaCAGAAACTGGCAGCAGTGAGCAATAATGAAGTCACAGAAAATTTATGGAATATAGGTTGATCTTTGAAATGTTATAGGCCTAGTTTCAATTTGAGTACAAACCTAATCCTAATCTATTGATTTTCaccaaaattatttgaaattgctAGAGTTCGAGGACCAAGTCTTTTCCTGagtatctttttgttattgaccTAGGAAGTTTGCCAATAAGCCAGAGCAGGAATAGTAATCTCTTTAATATGCAAGGATTTTCCTAATACATTCAAATGTTGAAGGAGACTCGTTTATTAAAATAGACTGAACAATAATGGATATTTACAGTGTATCCGACAAGTCCCATTTGCTACTGGAAAAAAGATGCTGATGATAGATGCTTTATATCCGGGGTTGCTTGTAGCACATGTAAAAGTAGGTGATCATGGAGCTAAGTCTGGAGGCTGACACTTGCTCCAGACAAAGCTAAGAGGATGGGACAGATCATTCATCTAATTCCACTGCAGCCTCATATCTATATCTTGGGGCCCTTCATTTTATGGTCTCACTGCTCTCACTTCCTTATCGTCTCCAAGTTTGCCTCCTCATAAGAGAGGGCTTACCTCTCATTGGttaagaaaatgtgttattttcattgaattgtagaacatattttgtatggaACTATTGTTGGTGAATATAAGACacttctcaaaaaaaatatatacagtttatatatttaaatatatgcatataatttttaaaacatatatcaAAATAGATGACCTAAAAGCACATTAATAAtagttaatgaaaatataattaaataactttaattaataaaataataaatgttatgcAAAATGTCAATAAAAGAGCCACAAAATTACCCCAGGAGGCAGTGTACCATTAATGGAGGTTTTGATGGAGGCCACATAATCATTTCATGGATGAAATTATCTTCAATTCTCAAGCATTATGTGGAAGGCACAAACAAGACGCATTTTAAGGTTTATTCCAACTCCTAAATTCTATGGGTATTTCATTCTGTATTATGTCTAGAAAATGTCAAACACATAACAATAATTAATACTAAGATTTATGTGGCACCACTTGCAACACCAAGTGATCTCCTTGATCCTTAGTGTGATTCTTAGAACCACAACAAGGTGCTCTGTGCTTCTGTTCTGCCTCTctaagttttgggtttttttaataatttctttcatgctctaaatttatatttcaattctATATTAATAATACTAACAAGAGCTGAATTTTAAACAATAGGATTATTACTATGCATTTTCTATAACAATGATTCTCATAATTTAGCATGCATCAAAATCCAAAATCACCTCGAGGGGTGGTTAAATCACAAACTGTGGTCCCCATGATTCAGGAAGTTGGTGATGCGGCTAGAGAATTTGCACCCCTAACAAATTGTCAGGTGTTCTTGCTGCTGGTTGGGAACtatactttgagaatcactgttctgtACAAACTTCACAGACAAATAGGaagcctctttcttctctctgtttcttcctgtatTCAGTTGTATTTTTAGGAATGACTTTTGATTCTTTACTCAACAGGAATCGTGATGTTATCCAAAGGAAATCAAAGTATCATACCTACTTTTATTCTCCTGGGCTTTTCAGAATATCCAGAACTCCAGATTCCACTCTTCCTGGTTTTCTTGTCTACCTACACAGTCACTGTCGTGGGGAATTTAGGCATGATAATAATCAGCAAGATCAATCCAAAACTCCACACGATCATGTACTTTTTTCTTAGTCACTTGTCCTTTGTAGATTTCTGTTATTCTACCATAGTTACACCTAAACTGTTGGAGAACTTGATTGCAGAAGACAGAACCATCCCTTTCTCTGGTTGCATTCTacaattttgttttgcttgcatATTTTCTGTAACAGAAACTTTCATGTTAGCAGCGATGGCCTATGATTGTTTTGTGGCAGTTTGTAACCCCTTACTCTATACCACTATTATGTCCCAGAAGCTTTGTGTGCTTCTGGTGGCTGGGTCTTACTCATGGGGTATAGTGTGTGCCCTGACactcacatattttcttcttgcaTTATCCTATTGTGAGTCTAGcatcataaataattttatctgtGACTACTCTGTAATTGTTTCTgtctcctgctcagatccccaTATCAGCCAGATGCTGTGTTTTATTATTGCCATATTTAATGAGGGGAGCAGCCTGATGAATATTCTGCTGTCCTATATACTCATTTTTATCACTGTCATGAGGATGCCTTCTGCAAGTGGGCACCAGAAAActttctccacctgtgcctcccatCTGACAGCCATCACCATCTTCCATGGAaccattcttttcctttactgtATCCCTAATCCTAAAACTTCTTGGCTTGTAGTTAAAGTGGCTTCTGTGTTTTACACAGTGGTGATTCCTATGCTGAATCCTTTGATCTACAGCCTTAggaacaaagatgtgaaagacacATTCAGAAAATTAGTGGTCACAAAATTGCTTTGTCACTCAATATAATATTGttagattcatta
Encoded here:
- the LOC124233639 gene encoding olfactory receptor 5D13-like; the protein is MLSKGNQSIIPTFILLGFSEYPELQIPLFLVFLSTYTVTVVGNLGMIIISKINPKLHTIMYFFLSHLSFVDFCYSTIVTPKLLENLIAEDRTIPFSGCILQFCFACIFSVTETFMLAAMAYDCFVAVCNPLLYTTIMSQKLCVLLVAGSYSWGIVCALTLTYFLLALSYCESSIINNFICDYSVIVSVSCSDPHISQMLCFIIAIFNEGSSLMNILLSYILIFITVMRMPSASGHQKTFSTCASHLTAITIFHGTILFLYCIPNPKTSWLVVKVASVFYTVVIPMLNPLIYSLRNKDVKDTFRKLVVTKLLCHSI